A single window of Granulicella cerasi DNA harbors:
- a CDS encoding FAD-dependent oxidoreductase has translation MLFRRLLFAAIVCPALALHAAETKRYDVVIVGGGAGGTAAAVQAARLGAKVALIEETDYLGGQMGAAGVSSMDEGGPLEVDSGIYAEFLGRLKAHYDKLGKSIGTCYYRKSHHCGEPSAVQAVLYEMIGDAHKGGQTLDVYLHAHVTKVLSNGNTVTGAITDTGLTLQSHILVDATEFGDVLPLTPAAYRLANAKSDKLDPAACVQGLTWVAIIKKYPNGVPPGLQMKNPPPGYNKDIFSKSLYAGAPVGKEYQAPVDFVRHNAYRGLPDSSNPQNYDATMPEQITKTEINWFNDLPMRAKDFTAKQREKTVCEAKLKTLQNLYYIQHDLGESLWSVANDEGYDTAYNQQHHCANIPEEFRAIERNMPQEPYVRESRRLIGEHTLTGGEILRTTANPRAAVSFTSSIATNDYRPDLHGCFQEPTLEHDLEHEADRPEIDHPAGPFQIPIESLIPLKVDGLLAAEKNISQSRFVNGSTRLQPIVMLTGQAVGTLAAIASKENMQPRYVRVEEVQRSLLANGSTLAYDDLKDMPHGSPAWQAAQFALVHHWMEANRGNFLPDEIVTPEQAHQMLTQAFPHLTLQSGAITTAEQFLEAAKRAHLITSKPAFTFGNQPLTRIRAAQILYAFSE, from the coding sequence ATGCTCTTCCGTCGACTTCTCTTCGCCGCGATCGTGTGTCCGGCCCTTGCGCTACACGCGGCGGAAACCAAGCGCTATGACGTCGTCATCGTCGGTGGCGGCGCGGGAGGAACCGCTGCAGCCGTGCAGGCTGCACGCCTCGGCGCAAAGGTGGCTCTGATCGAAGAGACCGACTACCTCGGCGGGCAGATGGGCGCAGCCGGTGTTTCATCCATGGACGAAGGCGGGCCGCTCGAAGTGGACTCCGGCATCTACGCGGAGTTCCTCGGTCGCCTGAAGGCGCATTACGACAAGCTCGGCAAATCTATCGGCACCTGCTACTACCGCAAGTCGCATCATTGCGGCGAGCCTTCCGCAGTGCAAGCAGTGCTCTACGAGATGATCGGCGACGCTCACAAAGGCGGACAGACGCTCGATGTCTACCTCCATGCGCACGTCACGAAAGTCTTGAGCAACGGCAACACCGTTACGGGAGCCATCACCGATACAGGCCTCACGCTGCAATCGCATATTCTGGTCGACGCTACGGAGTTTGGCGATGTACTTCCGCTCACGCCCGCCGCGTACCGTCTGGCGAATGCGAAGAGCGACAAGCTCGATCCTGCGGCCTGCGTGCAAGGGCTCACCTGGGTGGCGATCATTAAGAAATATCCCAACGGCGTTCCTCCCGGACTGCAGATGAAGAACCCTCCGCCCGGCTACAACAAGGACATCTTCTCCAAGAGCCTCTACGCTGGCGCGCCCGTTGGCAAGGAGTATCAAGCCCCGGTGGACTTCGTCCGCCACAACGCGTATCGCGGCCTGCCCGACTCTTCCAACCCGCAGAACTACGACGCCACCATGCCGGAACAGATCACCAAGACGGAGATCAACTGGTTCAACGACCTGCCGATGCGTGCCAAAGACTTCACCGCTAAGCAACGCGAGAAGACGGTCTGCGAAGCAAAGCTGAAGACACTGCAGAACCTCTACTACATACAGCATGACCTCGGCGAATCGCTCTGGTCCGTGGCCAACGACGAGGGTTACGACACTGCCTACAACCAGCAACATCACTGCGCCAACATTCCCGAAGAATTCCGCGCGATCGAGCGCAACATGCCACAGGAGCCGTATGTTCGCGAGAGCCGACGCCTCATCGGCGAACACACGTTGACCGGAGGAGAGATCCTCCGCACGACCGCAAACCCGCGCGCCGCAGTATCTTTCACCAGCTCCATCGCCACCAACGACTATCGCCCGGATCTTCACGGCTGCTTCCAGGAACCCACGCTCGAGCATGATCTCGAACACGAGGCTGACCGCCCGGAGATCGATCATCCGGCGGGCCCGTTTCAGATTCCTATCGAAAGCCTGATTCCACTCAAGGTCGATGGCCTGCTCGCGGCAGAGAAAAACATCTCGCAAAGCCGCTTTGTGAACGGTTCTACACGCCTGCAGCCCATCGTCATGCTGACGGGGCAAGCTGTGGGCACGCTTGCCGCAATCGCAAGCAAAGAGAATATGCAGCCTCGCTATGTACGCGTGGAAGAGGTGCAGCGCAGCCTGCTGGCGAACGGCTCAACGCTCGCTTATGACGATCTCAAGGACATGCCACATGGTTCCCCTGCATGGCAGGCCGCGCAGTTTGCGCTCGTCCATCATTGGATGGAAGCGAACCGAGGCAATTTCCTGCCGGACGAAATCGTAACGCCGGAGCAAGCTCATCAGATGCTCACCCAGGCTTTCCCCCACCTCACATTACAGTCAGGGGCGATCACCACCGCCGAACAGTTTCTCGAAGCCGCCAAGAGAGCCCACCTTATCACCAGCAAACCAGCATTCACTTTTGGAAACCAGCCCCTCACCCGCATTCGGGCCGCTCAGATCCTTTACGCCTTCTCGGAGTAA
- a CDS encoding SGNH/GDSL hydrolase family protein — translation MTRRLLMIALACCFFVSTLRAQEPKRGKQLPSLYLIGDSISMQYTYELSKDLQGHYKFERKNGPETPSLDIPGGSNGGDSRMVLGYLKQKYADPNFHPDILLVNAGLHDIKRNPKTNEIVITPEKYAQNLADIDSLAREHHAKLIWINTTPINDARHNKPGMGFFRYNADVQQYNKIAQTVLGDKGVSIIDLYSFTVSHDADAHRVDHAHYDKAMQILQGDYIAASLLHAQ, via the coding sequence ATGACACGACGCCTCTTGATGATCGCTCTGGCATGTTGCTTCTTTGTCTCCACACTGCGCGCGCAGGAACCCAAGCGTGGCAAGCAGCTGCCATCCCTTTATCTGATCGGCGACAGCATCTCCATGCAGTACACCTACGAGTTGAGCAAAGATCTGCAGGGGCACTACAAGTTCGAACGGAAGAACGGTCCAGAGACACCCAGCCTCGATATTCCCGGAGGCTCGAACGGCGGCGACTCACGCATGGTGCTCGGCTACTTGAAGCAGAAGTACGCCGATCCGAACTTTCACCCTGACATCCTGCTGGTGAACGCGGGCCTGCACGACATCAAGCGCAACCCGAAGACCAACGAGATCGTCATCACGCCGGAGAAGTACGCGCAGAACCTTGCCGACATCGACTCGTTGGCGCGCGAGCATCACGCAAAGCTCATCTGGATCAACACCACGCCCATCAACGACGCCAGGCACAATAAGCCGGGCATGGGCTTCTTCCGCTACAACGCCGACGTGCAGCAGTACAACAAGATCGCGCAGACGGTACTCGGCGACAAAGGCGTTTCCATCATCGATCTCTACAGCTTCACCGTGAGCCACGACGCCGATGCGCATCGTGTTGACCACGCGCACTACGACAAAGCCATGCAGATCCTACAGGGCGACTACATCGCTGCCTCCCTGCTCCACGCGCAGTAG
- a CDS encoding serine hydrolase domain-containing protein — MTAVLQPFLDKGILTGAVILTADQERILDLEAFGSRDVAQHQAMTTSDEFWIASMTKAFTAAAVTMLVDDGKLSLNDPVEKYLPEFRGQQVLVGGKLVPAIHPILLREVLSSTSCLPFSSSWERAHGKLDQRPLKVAVAEFAFEPLRCQPGTSFLYSNEGFSTAARVLEVITGKPYELFLQQRIFDPLGMTDTTFWPSGKQLARLATTYRADQASRTNDPATNDQLTPPFSDHSKRYPMPAGGLFSTATDVAHFCQMLLGHGVYQGRRLLSDSAVATMFANQAAPTATDGSGNPARYGLGLYIRSDGVGHPGAYKTEMRLDTQHDLITVFMVQQQGPWLSKDGDRMVGLLHDTWLKLSTTTSTLGTKGNTP, encoded by the coding sequence ATGACCGCGGTCCTCCAGCCGTTTCTCGATAAGGGCATCCTTACCGGGGCGGTCATCCTTACCGCCGACCAAGAACGCATTCTCGACCTCGAAGCTTTTGGCAGCCGAGACGTGGCGCAGCACCAGGCGATGACGACCTCCGATGAGTTTTGGATCGCCTCCATGACGAAGGCCTTCACTGCGGCCGCCGTCACGATGCTTGTCGACGATGGCAAGCTGAGCCTGAATGATCCCGTCGAGAAGTATCTGCCAGAGTTTCGCGGCCAACAGGTTTTAGTGGGCGGCAAGCTCGTCCCGGCGATCCACCCCATTCTGCTGCGCGAGGTGCTGAGCAGCACCTCATGTCTTCCGTTCTCTTCCTCCTGGGAGCGGGCGCACGGCAAGCTCGACCAGCGCCCGCTCAAGGTGGCCGTAGCCGAGTTCGCCTTCGAGCCGCTTCGCTGCCAACCGGGCACCAGCTTCCTCTACTCCAATGAAGGTTTCAGCACCGCGGCGCGAGTACTCGAGGTGATCACCGGGAAGCCCTACGAACTCTTCCTGCAGCAGCGAATCTTCGATCCTCTCGGAATGACCGACACTACCTTCTGGCCCAGCGGGAAGCAGCTTGCGCGCCTCGCTACGACCTACCGCGCCGACCAAGCGAGCCGCACCAATGACCCCGCAACGAACGATCAGCTCACGCCACCCTTCAGCGACCACAGCAAGCGGTACCCGATGCCAGCCGGCGGGCTCTTCTCCACGGCTACAGACGTGGCGCACTTCTGCCAGATGTTGCTCGGCCATGGCGTGTACCAGGGACGTCGATTGCTGAGCGACTCTGCCGTGGCGACGATGTTCGCGAATCAGGCAGCGCCTACGGCAACCGATGGTTCCGGCAATCCTGCGCGCTACGGCCTCGGACTCTACATTCGCTCCGACGGCGTCGGCCATCCCGGCGCATACAAGACGGAGATGCGCCTCGATACGCAACATGACCTCATCACCGTCTTCATGGTGCAGCAGCAGGGCCCGTGGTTGAGCAAAGACGGCGATCGCATGGTCGGCCTGCTGCATGACACGTGGCTGAAGCTCTCGACAACAACCTCAACCCTCGGCACGAAAGGCAATACCCCGTAA
- a CDS encoding SGNH/GDSL hydrolase family protein, whose product MRPSMTVTRAVRSMALSASFALPSVLWAGAPKPQAAPAHWVASWTASAMTVENKHTLEADSTVRNVVHLSVGGAAFRVILTNEYGVEPLVIGGASAALSAGADAILPANSHPLLFHGKPSLVIPAGAVMVSDPIEMSVKPFADVAISLFVPGQKLHTLTGHSISLTANFEAPGNQIDAPSLSQATKVRPWRFVRAVDVLAAADAATIVAFGDSISEGFSSAEGMNHRWPNRLAERLAARPETARFAVADEAISGNRVLHDDTGPAALRRFDADVLAVSGLKYLIILESINDIGHMTSHPESTERPVTAEDLINGLNQMIERAHAHGIRVYGATLTPFEGVHSYSASGEAIRQQINEFIRHGGRFDDVIDFDKLVADPSHPTRILPEWDKDHIHPNDAGYMKMGDAVELKLFR is encoded by the coding sequence TTGCGCCCTTCCATGACCGTTACTCGCGCCGTTCGCTCTATGGCTCTCTCTGCTTCCTTCGCTCTGCCCTCAGTGCTCTGGGCGGGCGCGCCCAAGCCGCAAGCAGCTCCAGCGCATTGGGTGGCGAGCTGGACAGCATCGGCGATGACGGTAGAGAACAAGCACACACTCGAGGCTGACAGCACCGTCCGCAACGTAGTGCATTTGTCGGTGGGCGGTGCTGCATTCCGGGTGATCCTGACCAACGAGTATGGCGTGGAGCCGCTGGTGATCGGCGGAGCGAGCGCAGCGCTTTCAGCCGGAGCGGATGCGATCCTGCCGGCGAACTCGCACCCGCTCTTGTTTCACGGAAAGCCTTCTCTCGTGATCCCCGCAGGAGCGGTCATGGTAAGCGATCCCATAGAGATGTCGGTGAAGCCGTTCGCCGATGTGGCCATCAGCCTCTTCGTGCCGGGACAAAAGCTGCATACGCTCACCGGGCACAGCATCAGCCTTACAGCCAACTTCGAAGCACCCGGCAACCAGATCGACGCGCCGAGTCTGAGCCAGGCGACGAAGGTGCGTCCGTGGCGGTTTGTCCGCGCGGTGGACGTGCTGGCCGCAGCTGACGCAGCTACGATCGTGGCCTTCGGCGACTCCATCAGCGAAGGCTTTTCGAGCGCAGAAGGCATGAACCACCGCTGGCCGAATCGACTGGCCGAGCGGCTCGCCGCGCGGCCTGAGACCGCGCGTTTTGCCGTTGCGGATGAAGCCATTAGCGGCAATCGCGTGCTGCACGACGATACCGGCCCGGCGGCGCTGCGCCGTTTCGACGCGGACGTGCTGGCCGTCAGCGGGTTGAAGTACTTGATCATCCTCGAGAGCATCAACGACATCGGACACATGACGTCGCACCCGGAGAGCACGGAGCGGCCGGTGACGGCGGAAGACTTGATCAACGGGCTGAACCAGATGATCGAGCGCGCTCACGCGCACGGCATCAGGGTCTACGGCGCAACTCTCACGCCGTTTGAGGGCGTTCACTCCTACAGCGCGTCGGGCGAGGCCATCCGCCAGCAGATCAACGAGTTCATTCGTCACGGCGGACGCTTTGATGATGTGATCGATTTCGACAAACTCGTCGCCGATCCGTCACACCCCACCCGCATCCTTCCGGAATGGGACAAGGACCACATCCACCCCAACGACGCGGGCTACATGAAGATGGGCGATGCGGTTGAGTTGAAGCTGTTCCGCTGA